CACAACTCAAAGAAGCGGTCAGGCAGATCGAACTGGCATTGACCGGCCTTTGATGGTTGAACGCGTTACAGTTTGATCCACGCCGTTTTAAGATCGACATATTTGTCAAAGGCATGAAGCGACTTGTCATGCCCGTTCCCTGATTGTTTGACACCGCCCATTGGCACGGTCACATCGGGCCCGCCGTATGTGTTGACGTGCACAACACCGGTGCGCATCTCACGCACCATACGGTGCGCACGCGACAGATCTGCGGTCCAGACGCCGCCAGCCAAACCGAAATCAGTGCAATTGGCCTGACGGATCGCCTCCGCTTCATCCGCAAAGGCAGTGACTGCAAGAACCGGGCCAAACACTTCTTTCTGCACAACTGCATGTTCTGGCTTTGCATCCGTGATGATGGTGGGTTCCATGTAGAACCCGCCAGTGTCTTCCAGAATACGCTTGCCGCCGTGAACGACGTTCCCGCCTTCTCCTTGTGCCGCTTCGACAAAGGCAAGGTTCTGCGCCAACTGCGTGGCGTTGTTAATCGCGCCCGCATGGGTGGAAAGATCAAGCGGATCACCCACGTTCATCGCTGCCGCCGCTTTCGCCAAGGCGCTGACGAATTCGTCGTGAATGCTCTGTTCGACCAGCAGCCGTGAGCCTGCGACACAGACCTGCCCTGAATTGCGGAATATCCCGGCGGCGCTGACAGCGGCTGCTTCCTCAAGGTTTTTGGCATCTGCGAAGACGATGTTGGCAGACTTGCCGCCCAGTTCGAGGTAGCAGCGTTTCATGTTTGAGGCGGCAGAGGCTTGCAACAGCCGCCGACCCGTGGTGCCTGATCCGGTGAAGGCGATCACATCGACATCCATAGAGGTGGACAGCGCCTCACCAACGATCTTGCCTTCGCCCGTCACCACATTCAAAACGCCGGGCGGGATGCCCGCCTCCAATCCCAGTTCTGCCATGCGGATCAGGGACAAGGATGCAGTCTCGGACGGTTTCAGGACAACTGAATTCCCGGCGGCCAGGGCGGGGCCCAGCTTCCATGCGCCGATCATCAACGGGAAATTCCACGGGATGATGGCCGCGACGACGCCAATGGCTTCGCGGTGAATCAGACCCAGCGTATCATCAGACGTTGGTGCGATCTCACCATAGATTTTGTCGATAGCTTCGGCATAATAGCGGATGGTTCCAATGGCAGAGCCGGGTTCAGCGCGTAGGGCCATGCTGATCTCTGTCCCGTTGTTGCGCACCCCCAGAACGGCAAGCGCCAAGGCCTCTGCTTCCATCAGATCGGCCCATTTCAGCATGATCTTTTTGCGCGCAGCGGGGGGCATCCCGCGCCAGCGCTTGTCTTCAAAGGCGCGGCGTGCGGCGGCAATGGCGCGCTCGGTGTCTTCGACAGTTCCCGCTGCCGTTGTTGTCAGGACAGTGCCATCAAGCGGCGAGATTACGTCATCTGTCTTGCCCGAAACACTTGGCACACTTTGCCCGTCGATCAACAGCCCACGCGGGGTCAGTGCCGTGTTGCGCAATGCGTCGATCTTTGCTTGGTCTGCCATTGGATTACCTTTGCTGCGTATCGTGAAGTTCGTGATCGATATCTGCCTCGGCCAGACGCACCTTGTGCTCTTTTCGCAAGGTTCTGAAATGCGCAAGGATCACCAGAACGATCAAGACGGCTAAGATTGCTGCAATGGGCCGTTCCACAAAATCAAGGGGCGTTTTGACCCGGATCATGGCCGAGCGCAGTTTGACCTCCATGATCCCGCCCAAAACCATGCCAAGGACAATTGGAACCACTGGCAAATTCAGGCGTTTTAGGATCAGGCCCAACACACCAAAGCCCGACGCAATGGCGCAATCCACTACAGAGTTGCGCAATGAATACACGCCCACAAAACCCAGCGTCAAAATGACCATGCCCAGAAAGCGGGTCGGGATCTGGATCACTTTGGTCAGCAGGTTGGTGGAAAAGATCAGGAAGACGATCACGATCACATTCAATAGCAGCATTGCGATATAGAGCGCATAAACAAAATCAAGCTGGTTCTGGAACAGCTGCGGACCGGGGATGACGTTGTGAACATAAAACACCGAAAGCATCATCGCAGTCAGTGCTTCGCCGGGAATACCCAATGCCAAGAGCGGGATCATCGCAGCCGCAGGAACCGCATTGTTCGCAGCCTCCGAAGCTACCAATCCTTCGGGCGACCCTTTGCCAAACAACTCCGGCGATTTGGATGTCTTACGCGCATAGGTGTAGGAAAGGAATTGCGCGGTGAATTCCCCCACACCCGGGATCATACCCATCAGAACACCAAAACCACCCGCGGCTGTCGCAATGCGTTTGAACAGCCAGATTTCCTTGAGCGCGCCAAAGATGCTACCCAGGACAGGCTGCGGTTTGGGCGCTGAATCTTTGTCCGTCAGCAGCAGGAAGGCTTGGCTTAGCGCGAAAAGCCCCAGCACCACCACGATCAGATCAAAGCCACCCGTCAGCCAAGTCTGCTCAAACGTCATTCGCTGGTTGTACTTTACATCCAATCCAACGGTGTTGAGCAACAACCCGAAGGCGGCCAGCATACCAGCGGCAAAAACCTGACCCCGGTGGGCCAGAACAACCAGAACAATGCCTAACAGCGCTGCCAAGAAAATCTCGCGGCTTCCGAAATGAGGCGCAATCAACGCCAGCAGCGGCGACAGCAGGATCAGACACAAAATACCGAAAACACCGCCCCAGAAGGACGCGGAGTAGGCCAATGCCAAGGCGCGCTGTGCCTTTCCTTCTTGGGTCATTGGATAGCCATCATAGGTCGTCAGGGCGTTGACCGCTGTGCCTGGCGTATTGATCAAAATCGCAGGCAGCGCGCCGCCATACATTGATGATCCGTAAATGCCCAAGAGCATCGTCAGGCCGACAATGGGATCAAGCGAAAACGTGGCGGGCAGCAAGATGGCAATCGCGACGGCAGCACCAACGCCGGGAATCGCGCCAATCACAACCCCCCCGATTGAGCCAATGAACAGGGCGACCAACACATCCCATCGCATCAAGAGTTCCGCACCGGCGAATACAGTTTCCATAACCTGTGATCCTAAAAGTAAGTCAGCATGAAAGAACGTAACGCCGTCGGCAGCAGCTCATAGGCGGCACCGCCAGGCACTTTCACCTGAAGAAATGTCTTGAAAATCAGAACAACGACGCATCCGAACATTGCCGCAGACAAGAGCATCTTGGCGCTGCGATAACCAAGTCGGAACGTCAGAATGACGGCAAACAGAACAGTTGACGGCAAATAGCCAAGTTGCGGCACCGTCAAAACGTAGACCATGAACCAGCCTGCGTACTCGACCGATCTCAACCAGAACCACATCTCCTTCCAGCGGCCCTCCAAGGCCGGGGAAACCAATGCAGAAATAAGGTGAAGAACGGCAAAAAATGCCATCGCAATCACCGCCGCATAGGGCCAAAAGGCGGGTTGCGCGAACAGCTTGGTGTTGCTGGCCCAAGTGTTCTGGTTTGGTAGACTAAGCAGCAACAGAAGACTGAATATCAAGAAAGCGATACTGAAATAGAGATCGCCTGGCCGCCGATACCTCTTAAAAAGGTCCTGTAGCGTTTTCGCTTTGATCATCTGCACCTTCCAATACGCGATGACTTGCAAAAGGCGGGACTTTTTGCCCGCCTTTTGCCGAACTTATTGGTTCAAATTTGCAGGTTATTCGAGCATCGCGTTGATCTTGCCCAACGCAATTCCGTCAGCTTCGATCTGCTTTACCGTATCTGCGGCATCCTGCCAGTAAACCAATGCGCCTGTCTCTGCCATGTACGTCTTGGCACGCTCAGATGTCATGGTTTCTTTTGCCACGGCGATGATCTTCTCACGCACATCAGCAGGCGTATCCTTGTGCACGAACAAACCATTCCACAAAGACAGCGCCAGTGAAGGATCGATTTCACCAACAGTAGGCGTATCCGGGGTCAGGCCAATGCGCTCCCCGCCGATGGATGCCAGTACCTTAACATCACCCAGGCACGGCAGAATGGATTGGATGGTCGTGTTCATTACGTCAACGTCACCAGATGCCAGCGTGTTGCAATCCAGAAGGTCAAAAGCCGCGTCAGCAGCGAATGCAAACCCCTTTTGCTTTGCCAGTGCGAATGTCACCTTTGTTGGAATCAAAGGCGCGCCGTAGTGACCCAGAGCGACGTCGTTGCTTTTGGCGTATTCCGCCAGCTCATCAACAGAATCATAGGGCGCATTACCGCCCGCGACGATCACAAACGGATACGTAAGGAACGCACCGAGTGGCTCAAAAGGGTTCGGGTTCAGCTCTGGGATGCCGATATTTGGGCCGATCACAGGAACCGCAAGAATGAATGAACCGACCGTGTAGCCATCAGCGGGCGCTTTGGCGACTTCAACCGCGCCGGGGAATGGGCCACCGCCGCCACCGGGCTTGTTCACCACGGCCGCTGGAACGCCGTACTTGGCCTGAAAATCGTCCGCAATCATGCGCGTCAGCACATCTTCGGAATCACCAGGAGGCCAGGGAACAACAAACTCAACTGGTTTTTCCGGATATTCAGCCGCGGCAACGCCCGGCAAGACAGCCATCAGCGAAGCCACGCCGGCCAATAGTACTTTCTTCATTTTTTTCTCCCCTGCATATCGGTGCGTTATTCACACCGTTGGTGAAATTTAGTTTGACGTAAAATCCAACATCTGTCAACATTCTTGAAATCAACCTGTAGATGACATTCCCGAGAAAGGACCGCCCCATGAAAGACGACAACTTTCTGAAGGAAAACAATGCACGGCACATGTGGCACCCGATGACCCACCCTGCCGACAGTTTGACCAACCCGCCAAAGATCATCACCGGCGGCTCCGGGGTGCGCATTGTGGATGTTGACGGGAACGAAACCATCGATGCTGTAGGTGGGCTGTGGAACGTCAATCTGGGCTATTCATGCGCGCCAGTGAAAGAAGCCATCGCTGGTCAGCTTGAGCAGCTTCCATACTACTCAACCTTCCGCGGCACCTCCAATGATGCGGTGATTGAACTCAGCTTTATGCTGCGAGAGTTCTTTGCCCCTGACGGGCTGAGCCGTGCGTTCTTTACCTCTGGCGGCTCGGACGGGATAGAGATCGCGTTGCGCCTTGCGCGCCAGTACCACAAAGTGCGGGGAGAAGCGGGTCGGACGAAATACCTAAGCCTGAAAAAGGGATATCACGGCACCCATACCGGAGGTGCCTCGGTAAACGGCAACCCGAACTTCAGAACGCAATATGAACCGCTGTTGCCGGGCTGCTTTCATATTCCCGCACCATATACATACCGCAATCCGTTTAATGAGACAGACCCCGAAAAGTTAGCGCAGCTTTGTCTGGCTGCCCTTGAAGACGAGATTAACTTCCAAGGGGCCAGTACAATTGCCGCTTTCATTATGGAGCCCGTGTTGGGCGCGGGCGGTGTGATCCCGCCGCATGCCAGCTTTATGCCCGGCGTGCGTGATATTTGTGATCGCAACGGTATTTTGCTGATTGCCGACGAAGTGATCACCGCCTACGGCAGAACGGGATCTTGGTCCGGTTCGCGCCACTGGGGTGTTCAGCCCGACTTTTCCGTCACAGCCAAGGCCATCACCAATGGCTACTTCCCTTTTGGTGCGGTGATGATCGCCGATCATGTTGCGGAGACATTTGAGAACGACGAAACGGGCAAGGCAAATGTCGCCTCTGGCTACACCTATTCAGGGCACCCGGTCGGCGCAGCGGCGGCAATCGCCTGTCTGAAAGAAACCCAGCGGCTAAAGGTAAACGACAACGCAGCCGCGCGTGGTGCTGAAATGATGGCCGGACTGGAGGCATTGAAAGCCAAACACGACATTGTCGGCGACGTGCGCGGTGGCGAAGGCCTGATGAACGCCCTCGAGCTGGTTTCAGACCGCGCCACCAAAAAGCCCCTAGATGCGGCGCGCACCAAGACGGTGTTCGACACGGCCCATGCAAATGGCGTGATGGTGCGCGTTTCTGGCCCCAACCTGATCCTGTCGCCTCCGCTTGTTGTGACCCAGCAGGACGTGGCCGATATCCTCTCAGCGCTGGACAAAGGATTGGCAGCAGCATGACCAAACAACTCCCTTCCTCGGCTCCAGTTGTTATCATCGGGGGTGGCATCATCGGCATGTCGACGCTCTACCACCTAGCGCACCGCGGGGTGTCTGCTGTTTTGGTCGAACGACGCAAGATTGCCAGTGGAACCACCTGGCATGCGGCAGGTATTGTCGGGCAATTGCGTGACAGCACGGCGCAAACGGAATTAGGCAAATACACCGCCCGTCTGTTCCGTGATCTGGAAGAAGAAACCGGGCAAGGCACGGGGTACAAGCAAAACGGCACGATCAATATCTCGCTTAGCAATGTGCGTCATGAACAGCTGTTGCGCACACATGATCACGCCGCGCGCATGGGTATCCCCAGCAAGATGCTGTCACCCGAAGAGGTCAAAGAACAATGGCCCGCGCTGGTCATCGACGATGTACAGTCTGGCTTCTTTGTGCCGTCCAATGGGCAGGTGAACCCACTGGATGTCACGATAGCATTGTCCAAAGGCGCCCGCCAAAAAGGCGCGCAGGTGTTTGAAGAAACGCGAGTTGAACGCTTGGAAATTCGCGATGGCAAAGTTGTGGGTGTTGTCACCGATCAAGGCACCATTGCCACCGAACAAGTGCTGATCGCTGGTGGCATGTGGTCACATCTGTTCGCCAAATCCCATGGGATCACGGTGCCCCTTCATGCGGCAGAGCATTTTTACGTTGTCACAGAACCTGTGGAAGGTCTGCCTTCTACGCAACCCATACTCAACATCATGGAAGAGCGGAACTATTGGAAAGAGGACGCAGGTAAAATCCTGATTGGCGGGTTTGAGGCGCAGGGCAAGGCCTGGGCACAGGACGGCATTCCCGAGGATTTCGAATTTGATGAACTGCCTTTTGACATGGACCATGTCGAGGAAGACCTGATGCGCATGTTCGCGCGCATGCCCTCGCTTGAAACCATGGGCATTCAGACGTTTTTCAACGGTCCCGAAAGTTTCACACCTGATGGCCGCCCATATTTGGGCCCCGCCGCCGAGGTGAAGGGCGTGTTTCTCGCCACCGGCATGAACTCCAACGGTATTCTAAATTCTGGCGGAACGGGCCTGACGATGGCCGAATGGCTCATAGAGGGTATGCCCTCACGTTCCATGGCCCCGCTGCTGGCTGTGCGCGCGCATCCATTTCAGGCCAACACGCGGTACAATCAGGACCGAGCTGCGGAAAGCGTGGGCTTTCACTACGGCATTTCATGGGCCGGGCGGCAGGTTCATTCCGGGCGCGGCGTGCGGCGCGTGCCCTTGCACCGCGCGTTCAAAGATGCAGGTGCCGTGATGGCAGAACGCATTGGCTGGGAAGTGCCAATGTACTTTGATGCAGACAATCCGCAGTGGTCCGATACGCCGTCATTACGCTGGAAACCCTGGTCCGAGCAGGTCAAGGCCGAGTGTCTGGCAGCACGGGATGCAGCTGTGTTGCTGGATCAATCCATGTATGCGAAAATCCTTGTGCAGGGGCCCGATGCCGCTCGTGCGCTGAACCATGTGTGCGGCGCACAGATGGATGTCGATGTGGGCATTTCTGTCTATTCGCAGTTCTTGAACGTGAACGGCGGGATTGAAGCGGATGTCACAGTGACCCGCATCGCACCGCAGTCCTTTATGGTGGTCACGGGCCATCCTAGCCAGATGCGCGACCAATTCTGGTTGAAATCCAACGCCGATCCGTCGTGGAACTTTGAGGTTTTCGATGCAACTTCGGCCTATTGCCTATTGACGTTGCACGGTCCCAAATCACGCGAAATTCTCCAATCTCTCAGCAATGACGACCTATCCAACGAGGCGTTTGCGTTCGGGGCCGCCCGCGAAATTGACGTCGCTCATGCGCGTGGTTGGGTGATCCGGCGCTCCTTTCTTGGAGAGTTGGGTTACGAGATGATGTTCCCGACGGAATTCACCGAAGGTGTATACGAGGCGCTGCTCGACGCAGGCGCGCCTCACGGCCTGCGCCACATGGGCATGTTCGCGATGAACGCCTGTCGCATCGAAAAGGGCTTTCGTCATTTCGGCCATGACATTGCCGAAGATGACACGCCGTATGAGACAGGTCTGGGCTTTGCGGTCAAGCTGGACAAAGACGACGACTTTCTTGGCAAAGCACGGCTGGCCCAGCAAAAAGCCGAGGAAGGTCCCGCGTACAAACACCGCATGGTGTCGATCAAAGTGCCGGGCCTGACTGCCGAAGAAGGCCCCTATCTGATCCACAACGAACCCATCTGGAAAGACGGGGAGATCGTGGGCCATGTGACGTCAGGCGATTGGGGTTTCCGTCTGGAAGCGATGGTCGGACTTGCAACAATCGAAAAACAGGGCGGCGCGGCTAAGGCCTGGATCGACGAAGGCGGGTTCGAGGTGCAGATCGCGGGCAAGATGTACGCAATCGAAGCACAGCTTGGCCCGTTCTATGACCCCAAAGGCCAGATTATGCGCAGCTAAAGCGCTTCGGGAGGAAAGACATGACTGACAAAACCATTTTGGTCGTTGGCACATACGACACCAAGAATGATGAGCTAGAATACATGGCCGACCGCATCCGCGCTATGGGCGGTGGTGTGATGAGCATGGACATCTCTGTGTTGGGTGACCCTGAACGGGCAACTGACATCTCCAAACATCAGGTGGCCGACGCAGGCGGGCAGACCATTCAGGCCTTGATTGATCAAGGCGAAGAAAGTGTCGCTATGCAAGCCATGGCTGATGGCGCAAGTGCGTTGGCCCGATCTTTGCAAGCAACAGGCAAATTCGACGGCGTGGTAATCCTTGGTGGGTCGATGGGCACGGATGCGGCGCTGGATATCTGTCAGGCCTTGCCCTTGGGCGTGCCGAAATACGTAGTCTCTACCGTGGCTTTTTCACCGATCATCCCGGCTGACCGCTTGTCGGCGGACATCCAGATGATCCTTTGGGCGGGCGGGCTTTATGGCTTGAACCCGGTGTGCAAAGCGTCCTTGTCCCAAGCCGCAGGTGCCGTGTTGGGTGCCGCGCGTGCGGTGGAAATACCAAGCAACGAACGCCCTTTGGTTGGCATGACTTCACTCGGCTCGTCCTGCCTAAAATACATGAAACTGTTGAAAGGCCCTTTGGAGGAACGCGGCTTTGATGTTGCTATCTTCCATGCAACCGGCATGGGCGGCATGGCTTATGAAAGCATCGCGCGCAGTGGTGGGTTCGCCTGTGTGATGGACTTTGCCTTGCCCGAGTTGGGCAACTTATTGGCTGGATCGGTGATCAACGGTGGCGAAGACCGCATGTTGAACGCAGGTGCCGCAGGCATCCCGCAAATCGTGGCTCCGGGCTGTCTCGACCTGATTGATTTTGCCGGATGGCAGGATATCCCCGACCGCTACAAAGACCGCCCGTTCCACCCCCACAACCGCCTGATCGTGTCGTCCGGTCTGAATGCCGAAGAACGCAGGGAAACCGCGCGCGAAGTGGCGAAACGTTTGAAAGCATCCGCCACGCCCGCCCATGTGATCCTGACGAACAAGGGCATTGAAGAATGGGACAAGGAAGGTGGTCCTGCCCATGACCCCGACGCCTTTGCCGAATTCTGCGACGAGATGCGCCGCGTCATGACTGACCCCATCACGTTCACTGAACTGGACTGCCACATCAACAATCAGGCCTTCGCCGACAAGGCGCTGGAGATTTTCGATGCGTGGATCGCGGATGGCACAATCAAGACGGAGACCTGAGACATGAGAGACCCGCGCTACGATATCCTGTTTGAACCGGTAAAAATCGGGCCAATCACGGCCCCGAACCGTTTTTTCTCAGTCCCCCATGCGACGGGTCATAACCCGCTGATGCCAAACGGCTCTATCGGGATGCGCGAGATGAAGGCCGAAGGTGGCTGGGGCGTTGTGTCGATGCAATTGGCCGAGATTGATCCGACCTCCGACATCTCGAACCTCCCGATTGAGAAATTCTGGGACGATACGGATGTGAAATCCCATGCGCTACTTGTAGAGCGGATCAAGAAACACGGGAGCCTGACTGCAATTGAGCTGGCCCATACCGGCATTCGCGCGCGCAACATGGATACGGGCACGCCCGTGCTTGGGCCTTCGTCCATGCGTATCTTAAAGCCGCAAAACCCGATCCAGTCCAAGGCGATGGACAAGCAAGACATCAAGGATTTCCGCGAAAGCCACAAACGTGCCGTGCACCGCGCCAAACAGGCGGGCTATGACATGGTCTATGTATATGCCGCCCATGATGCTGCACTTGTCTGGCACTTCCTCAACCCGATGT
The Yoonia sp. SS1-5 DNA segment above includes these coding regions:
- a CDS encoding tripartite tricarboxylate transporter TctB family protein, with translation MIKAKTLQDLFKRYRRPGDLYFSIAFLIFSLLLLLSLPNQNTWASNTKLFAQPAFWPYAAVIAMAFFAVLHLISALVSPALEGRWKEMWFWLRSVEYAGWFMVYVLTVPQLGYLPSTVLFAVILTFRLGYRSAKMLLSAAMFGCVVVLIFKTFLQVKVPGGAAYELLPTALRSFMLTYF
- a CDS encoding Tm-1-like ATP-binding domain-containing protein, which produces MTDKTILVVGTYDTKNDELEYMADRIRAMGGGVMSMDISVLGDPERATDISKHQVADAGGQTIQALIDQGEESVAMQAMADGASALARSLQATGKFDGVVILGGSMGTDAALDICQALPLGVPKYVVSTVAFSPIIPADRLSADIQMILWAGGLYGLNPVCKASLSQAAGAVLGAARAVEIPSNERPLVGMTSLGSSCLKYMKLLKGPLEERGFDVAIFHATGMGGMAYESIARSGGFACVMDFALPELGNLLAGSVINGGEDRMLNAGAAGIPQIVAPGCLDLIDFAGWQDIPDRYKDRPFHPHNRLIVSSGLNAEERRETAREVAKRLKASATPAHVILTNKGIEEWDKEGGPAHDPDAFAEFCDEMRRVMTDPITFTELDCHINNQAFADKALEIFDAWIADGTIKTET
- a CDS encoding FAD-dependent oxidoreductase; amino-acid sequence: MTKQLPSSAPVVIIGGGIIGMSTLYHLAHRGVSAVLVERRKIASGTTWHAAGIVGQLRDSTAQTELGKYTARLFRDLEEETGQGTGYKQNGTINISLSNVRHEQLLRTHDHAARMGIPSKMLSPEEVKEQWPALVIDDVQSGFFVPSNGQVNPLDVTIALSKGARQKGAQVFEETRVERLEIRDGKVVGVVTDQGTIATEQVLIAGGMWSHLFAKSHGITVPLHAAEHFYVVTEPVEGLPSTQPILNIMEERNYWKEDAGKILIGGFEAQGKAWAQDGIPEDFEFDELPFDMDHVEEDLMRMFARMPSLETMGIQTFFNGPESFTPDGRPYLGPAAEVKGVFLATGMNSNGILNSGGTGLTMAEWLIEGMPSRSMAPLLAVRAHPFQANTRYNQDRAAESVGFHYGISWAGRQVHSGRGVRRVPLHRAFKDAGAVMAERIGWEVPMYFDADNPQWSDTPSLRWKPWSEQVKAECLAARDAAVLLDQSMYAKILVQGPDAARALNHVCGAQMDVDVGISVYSQFLNVNGGIEADVTVTRIAPQSFMVVTGHPSQMRDQFWLKSNADPSWNFEVFDATSAYCLLTLHGPKSREILQSLSNDDLSNEAFAFGAAREIDVAHARGWVIRRSFLGELGYEMMFPTEFTEGVYEALLDAGAPHGLRHMGMFAMNACRIEKGFRHFGHDIAEDDTPYETGLGFAVKLDKDDDFLGKARLAQQKAEEGPAYKHRMVSIKVPGLTAEEGPYLIHNEPIWKDGEIVGHVTSGDWGFRLEAMVGLATIEKQGGAAKAWIDEGGFEVQIAGKMYAIEAQLGPFYDPKGQIMRS
- a CDS encoding tripartite tricarboxylate transporter substrate-binding protein, producing the protein MKKVLLAGVASLMAVLPGVAAAEYPEKPVEFVVPWPPGDSEDVLTRMIADDFQAKYGVPAAVVNKPGGGGGPFPGAVEVAKAPADGYTVGSFILAVPVIGPNIGIPELNPNPFEPLGAFLTYPFVIVAGGNAPYDSVDELAEYAKSNDVALGHYGAPLIPTKVTFALAKQKGFAFAADAAFDLLDCNTLASGDVDVMNTTIQSILPCLGDVKVLASIGGERIGLTPDTPTVGEIDPSLALSLWNGLFVHKDTPADVREKIIAVAKETMTSERAKTYMAETGALVYWQDAADTVKQIEADGIALGKINAMLE
- a CDS encoding aldehyde dehydrogenase family protein; translated protein: MADQAKIDALRNTALTPRGLLIDGQSVPSVSGKTDDVISPLDGTVLTTTAAGTVEDTERAIAAARRAFEDKRWRGMPPAARKKIMLKWADLMEAEALALAVLGVRNNGTEISMALRAEPGSAIGTIRYYAEAIDKIYGEIAPTSDDTLGLIHREAIGVVAAIIPWNFPLMIGAWKLGPALAAGNSVVLKPSETASLSLIRMAELGLEAGIPPGVLNVVTGEGKIVGEALSTSMDVDVIAFTGSGTTGRRLLQASAASNMKRCYLELGGKSANIVFADAKNLEEAAAVSAAGIFRNSGQVCVAGSRLLVEQSIHDEFVSALAKAAAAMNVGDPLDLSTHAGAINNATQLAQNLAFVEAAQGEGGNVVHGGKRILEDTGGFYMEPTIITDAKPEHAVVQKEVFGPVLAVTAFADEAEAIRQANCTDFGLAGGVWTADLSRAHRMVREMRTGVVHVNTYGGPDVTVPMGGVKQSGNGHDKSLHAFDKYVDLKTAWIKL
- a CDS encoding aspartate aminotransferase family protein — its product is MKDDNFLKENNARHMWHPMTHPADSLTNPPKIITGGSGVRIVDVDGNETIDAVGGLWNVNLGYSCAPVKEAIAGQLEQLPYYSTFRGTSNDAVIELSFMLREFFAPDGLSRAFFTSGGSDGIEIALRLARQYHKVRGEAGRTKYLSLKKGYHGTHTGGASVNGNPNFRTQYEPLLPGCFHIPAPYTYRNPFNETDPEKLAQLCLAALEDEINFQGASTIAAFIMEPVLGAGGVIPPHASFMPGVRDICDRNGILLIADEVITAYGRTGSWSGSRHWGVQPDFSVTAKAITNGYFPFGAVMIADHVAETFENDETGKANVASGYTYSGHPVGAAAAIACLKETQRLKVNDNAAARGAEMMAGLEALKAKHDIVGDVRGGEGLMNALELVSDRATKKPLDAARTKTVFDTAHANGVMVRVSGPNLILSPPLVVTQQDVADILSALDKGLAAA
- a CDS encoding tripartite tricarboxylate transporter permease yields the protein METVFAGAELLMRWDVLVALFIGSIGGVVIGAIPGVGAAVAIAILLPATFSLDPIVGLTMLLGIYGSSMYGGALPAILINTPGTAVNALTTYDGYPMTQEGKAQRALALAYSASFWGGVFGILCLILLSPLLALIAPHFGSREIFLAALLGIVLVVLAHRGQVFAAGMLAAFGLLLNTVGLDVKYNQRMTFEQTWLTGGFDLIVVVLGLFALSQAFLLLTDKDSAPKPQPVLGSIFGALKEIWLFKRIATAAGGFGVLMGMIPGVGEFTAQFLSYTYARKTSKSPELFGKGSPEGLVASEAANNAVPAAAMIPLLALGIPGEALTAMMLSVFYVHNVIPGPQLFQNQLDFVYALYIAMLLLNVIVIVFLIFSTNLLTKVIQIPTRFLGMVILTLGFVGVYSLRNSVVDCAIASGFGVLGLILKRLNLPVVPIVLGMVLGGIMEVKLRSAMIRVKTPLDFVERPIAAILAVLIVLVILAHFRTLRKEHKVRLAEADIDHELHDTQQR